The genome window GAGTAGGAAAGGTGGAAACTCTGAGATCAAATTTGCCGGCCGGGCCCTGATATTTGATGTGGCCGTCATGCGGTATGTTCGGATTTGAAATATCCATGTCGCCCATAATTTTAAAACGGGTTACAAGACCCTGGTGAAATTTTTTGGGGAAAAGATATTCCTGCAGAAGCACCCCGTCAACCCGGTAAAAGACTCTGACCAGATTTGTATCCGGCACTACGTGAATATCACTGGCCCCCAGAACATGCCCTTTTTCCACAAGCAGCCCGGCAAGCCTGATTACCCGGTTTTCGTCCTGCGTCCCTTTTTCCGCTCCGCTCCGGGTTATCTCTTCTATTTCACTATCGACCATTGCTGCTGTCTGGTAATAGAGCCTGATTGACTTTGCAACCCATTCCGCCGGCGCCAGGTATGTTTTCACCCGGCAGCCGGTCATTCTGGCAATATTGTCTTTGGCAATCACATCAAAAGGATTGGCAGTGGCCACTTTGATGGTCTTATCGACTCTGGCAAAGGGAAAAACTGAATTTTTTTTTACAAAATCGACAGGTATCTGCGAAATCAGCCCCCGGTCAATCTCCACGGTGGAGGTATTGAGCATTTCAGCCCCGCTTTGAACGGCAATAGCCATCTGAAGCTCTTCTTCGCTAATCCAGTCCAGCCTTAACAGGACCTCTCCCAGCATCAGGCCTGTCTTTTTTGCTTCAACAAAGGCCAATTCTATCTGGTCATTGTCTATAAACCCCATTTCGACCAAAATATCTCCGATTCTTTTTTTCATTTTGCCTTTTTATTTCCGGTAATTTTCAGGCCGGCATATTCGCGCGGCTTCATAAATCTCTTAATCAAGCCTACCTGTTTTTTAACGGCTTTTTGTTCCTCATCCGAGAGTAAATCAGCGCCTCCCAAACAGGCTGAATAGTATTTTACCGCCTCGGGATAGATCTTCTGCTTATCAAATAAAATTGCCATGTTAAAAAGTAAAAGAGAATTTTTCGGAACAAGCTGCTCTGCCTTGCGGTACCACTTTAAGGCTTGATCCGGTTCATTAAGCCGGCTGAAAGCCAACCCGCGATAAAGAAATATTTCGAATCGCGGGATTTTTATCAGCGCTTCCGCTTCGTCCAGGCAGACAAGGGCTTTATTGAACCGACCCAGTTTGATCTGCGCAACCGCAATGTTTATCAATCCATCACAAGATCCGGTTTCCAGGGTTTTAAGCTTGTCAAGATATATGATTGCGTTTGAAAACTCGGAAATTTTTATATAGCATGCTCCTATATTTAACAGCGCATCCCGGCGCTCAGGATTATTTTTCAAAACTTCCCTGTACATCCGGATTGCCTGATTGAACCTGTTTGCTTTTTGATATGTTAAGGCTTTTTTATAAAAAATTTCCTCTGATCTTACCTTTTTTTCATAATTTTCTTTTTGTTTATTTTTTTTGGAGGAAAATTTTTTTTTTGCTAAAAGTTTATTGCTTGTGTCTTTCTTTTTTACAGGCAAATCAATTTTGGCAATAACTTCCGGCTCAGAAATAACCTTTTCAGCTTGTGATTCTTTTTTTTCAGGCGCGCTTGAAAAACCGCTTTTTTTCCTGGACGCTATTTCACAGGTTAAAACAGGTTCGACCTTTTCCGGCGTATGTTTTGCCGCATTAAAAAAATTACCAGGCTTTTGTTCCATGCCGTCGGAATCGGAACAGAAAAAAACCTGCCGGCAGATAAAAAGCGCTAAAAAAAATGCGACCCCGCCACAGGCTGAAAGCTTTAACCAGGTTTTTATTTTTGACGCGCCGTTTATTTTTAATTCCGGCGCATCGAGTGGTTCCTTTTTTTTACGCCCGGCATTATTTTTTCTCAAGGCATCGTTTAACAGGCTCATCCTCAGCTCCATTTTTTCGCAAAAAATTAATAGATTACTCCTTGATAGTTTAGCGATTTTAATCTTGTTTGCGCTAAACGGGCTTGATCAATATCTTTAAAATAACCGATTCGGATTCTGTGCCGGACGCCTTTGCCCGGAACCTCTTTTTTTTGAGTAAAGGCCTGAAAACCTTTATTTTGAAGTTCTGCAACCATTCTATCCGCAGCTTTTGATTTTTTTAAAGAGGCTACCTGTATAACCCAGTTCTTTTCACCTTCAACCTGTTTAACTGCAGTTATCTGATTTTGAAATTTTTTAGCCCCATCAGTTTTACTATAAATATTTTTCCCATTCTGGTCCGGTATTTTATAAAATCCGGTTTTTGTATTATCAGCAACGTGTTGATTTTTTATTACCCATGACGCTATCTCTTGTTTTGTCAAAGCCTTGACGGATAAAATAGTAGAGGGAATAATATCCCGCCAGCAAAGCGCCATCGGTAAAATAATCAGAAAGAGCAAAACCGGCCAATACTTTACCATATTCCATGAGGAGGCTCGCAATCCAGCGCTTTTAAAAAAATTATTTTTAAAAACAGGACTAAAAAGTTCTTTTTCTGCTTTTTTTACATGACTTCGGTCGATCACATAGTCGTTTGTTATATAACCTGCGGTTAAAGCATAATCACAAAGCTTGTTGATTAATCTTGGTATCCCCCTTGATAATCGAAATATCAGCTTAAGCGCTTTGCCCGTAAAGCAGATGCGGCCATTATCTCCTGAGATATAAAGCCGGTGCCGGATATATCCTTCGATTTCGTTTTTTGACAAAACATCAAGACGGCAGTCGATCGAAATCCTTTGCCGAAGCTGCCTTAATTCTCTGCGGGAAATATTTTCCGCCAGTTCAGGCTGGCCTGCAAGCACTATCTGAAGCAGCTTTTTCTTGTCAGTTTCAAGGTTAGATAGAAGCCTGAGATCTTCGAGAGCATCAAACGGCATTGCCTGTGCATCATCAATAATAACGACTACAGGAATGTTATCTGCAACTTTAATTAAAAACCGGTTTAAACAATCTATCAACTCCTTTTTTGATGCATTCTTGCGATGGGTAACTTTCAAATCATGCAGAATGCCGGAAATAAGCTCTTTTCCTGAAACAGCAGGATTAATAATCAATACTGTCCTGGCTCTGTTTTCGAGTCTGTCCAGGATAGATCTGCAAATAGTCGTTTTCCCTGTTCCCACTTCTCCCACCAGCAGGATAAATCCGAACCAATTTTCTATACCGTATATAATTCTGTCGAGAACGCTCTGGTGGGTACCTGAAGCAAACAGGAATTCCGGATCCGGAGTTATGGAAAACGGCGCTTCCCGAAGG of Desulfosarcina sp. BuS5 contains these proteins:
- a CDS encoding AAA family ATPase — translated: MFIDITMHKTEAKVVYLDYYGLREAPFSITPDPEFLFASGTHQSVLDRIIYGIENWFGFILLVGEVGTGKTTICRSILDRLENRARTVLIINPAVSGKELISGILHDLKVTHRKNASKKELIDCLNRFLIKVADNIPVVVIIDDAQAMPFDALEDLRLLSNLETDKKKLLQIVLAGQPELAENISRRELRQLRQRISIDCRLDVLSKNEIEGYIRHRLYISGDNGRICFTGKALKLIFRLSRGIPRLINKLCDYALTAGYITNDYVIDRSHVKKAEKELFSPVFKNNFFKSAGLRASSWNMVKYWPVLLFLIILPMALCWRDIIPSTILSVKALTKQEIASWVIKNQHVADNTKTGFYKIPDQNGKNIYSKTDGAKKFQNQITAVKQVEGEKNWVIQVASLKKSKAADRMVAELQNKGFQAFTQKKEVPGKGVRHRIRIGYFKDIDQARLAQTRLKSLNYQGVIY
- a CDS encoding tetratricopeptide repeat protein is translated as MSLLNDALRKNNAGRKKKEPLDAPELKINGASKIKTWLKLSACGGVAFFLALFICRQVFFCSDSDGMEQKPGNFFNAAKHTPEKVEPVLTCEIASRKKSGFSSAPEKKESQAEKVISEPEVIAKIDLPVKKKDTSNKLLAKKKFSSKKNKQKENYEKKVRSEEIFYKKALTYQKANRFNQAIRMYREVLKNNPERRDALLNIGACYIKISEFSNAIIYLDKLKTLETGSCDGLINIAVAQIKLGRFNKALVCLDEAEALIKIPRFEIFLYRGLAFSRLNEPDQALKWYRKAEQLVPKNSLLLFNMAILFDKQKIYPEAVKYYSACLGGADLLSDEEQKAVKKQVGLIKRFMKPREYAGLKITGNKKAK